The Brassica napus cultivar Da-Ae chromosome C1, Da-Ae, whole genome shotgun sequence DNA segment CTTAATTGTTCAACTTTAGCCTGCAATTCTGCAACATCATGTCCTCCGCCAGGCACTTTCCTGCTGAAAAACCTACTAAGCCTCCGTTGCTTCAGCGCAGGACCTTCTTGTTCTCTGCTTGGATCCCTAGAtggcttcctcttcttgtcCTTTGTTGCTTCTTCGTGATTGTAGATTGGCTCCTCCGCGTCACCACCCACCCACTCGCCTTTGCGGAATTTATGCCCAGCCTTCACAAAGCCAACCATGTACGCCACTTTCCTGTCCAATATCTCACAGTCAAACTCCCCCCAACCGTCCTCTTTATCACCCCCATGTTCATACATCGGCTGCACCGTTAGCTGTAACCAATCAAACATACAGACATTATACATAGTTGTCcatggaaaaacactaaacaaagAAAAGTACATTTGTACAATTATACAAAGTTGTCCATACAAACATTATACATAGTTGTCCATACAGACGTTATCCAATAACCAAGCACACATGTATGCTACTGCATACTATCCATTTCGTAATTCGTACTCAGTCGTACAGTCGTACAATTTACAAATGCTATCCAACATCAGCGTCCACACAAGCAACCAACAAATATTAACGACCCACTAACCTTTGGGTCATGCTCAGCGTGTAGCACATCCACCAAGCCCAACCCCGTGTGTTGAGGAAGCTTCTTCCCGTCATAAGTCAGCAATGTCTGCTCGTCATTCCCCCCCAAGGCGAGCAATTAAGCCTGGTATCGCTTCAAATGCCCACAGCTGCAGTGCCCAAGGGAACCCGGCCAGGACTTTGGTCTCCTGCAGAAGCTTCCTACAGAATACACCATTCGGATCGTCGCATTTACCAATCACCTTTGCTGGCGGAATCATGCTGCTTATAGTCCACCAAAAAGACTCCCGGCCCCACTGAAATGAAAGGAATCGATCGAGCTTCTCTAGACGCTTAACATGCTTCACAAACGGCTTCGGTTCCAGATTTGTAGCCAGCAAAACTCTATCAACTATGATTATCAAACACAACTTCAGCTTCCGAGTCGGTGGCATCTCCTTATCACCTGCAACCATTGCAGCCACTTCTGCGATTGTTATGTCATGCCTACCTGCACCCAAAAGTCTGTCCCAGAAAACATAATCAGCTTTGGGTGGCCGCGCCTTGTCGTCAACCACGTACCCCTCTTCAAACTCTCCACACGGAAGACCCGTCACATGCCCAAATTCGGCCAGTGAAAATCTCATAGGGTCACCTCCAAAAACATGCCACAACTCTAACCTTTTCTTTGTTACAAGCTGCCTCGTTAGCAAACCGTGAACTAACTTCGCAGAGAAAGCACACCTCCTCACCGGCAACCTAAATAGAGATCCAAAGCAAGACCCTAGCAGCCTCTCCATTTCGTTGGTCCCTTCCAACACATCTCTAACCAGTAGAAGGTACTCCAGTGGAGCATTCAAATTGAAGCGTTTGCTCGGATATCTGTCAGTCGCAAATAATCGAGATGGTAACTTCTGATTCCCCACCACCTCTTCTGGATGCGCTATCTCTACAAAGAGACCACAAAAGCAAATGCCAGAAACCAAACGGTTAGAAGatgcaaaacaagtaaaaaCACAATCACACTCTAAAATTAACTCATTAAATAAAACAACCAAACCTACTAACACCAATGCACCTATTGCTAACAACAGCCGTAACAATTAGAAAATCTACTAAAATCGACCCAAAttagaaaccctaaaccctaaaatcgaaGTCGCGGCTAGTCACAAAAAATCACCTTTCCCCCCAGACTTTGCAACCCTCTTCTTTCGCGACGACATCCTCCTCTAGATTTTCTGAACCCCGTTAGACCGCCCGCCGCAGAAAAACCAAATCGTTGCCTATCTCCGTCCTCGTCTTCGCGTTTTACTTTTACAGACGAAACcgtgtaaaaaaaaactaatcggAAACCCTTGGTAAAATAACACGGGCCCGTAGGTTTACacaaaaactaaattaacttaCGGTTCGCGTCCGGCCTCAACactcctgttttttttttgaatttcaaattaCAAACCAGACCAACCAGTTACTGAAAGCACAATTACACAAATGTCCACGCTTGGTTACGCTTTTTTGGGGGCAGCAGAATCTTCAACCGTGAAAAAGTGTCTCAGTAGCACTAAGTGCTCTCCCATGTAATAAAATAACACAATGTGATCATATATGTTAATAACTCAATATATTATACCAAATTGAAGATTctaataccaatattttttcaaatgagatttaaaaatgaaaatcttATCACATAAATAGGTATTAAATGGCCAAAAAATCATATAAGAACTGCTaagaaaacaacactaaaaaaaaattcattacatAGTTTACTAATATTTGTGGAATAGTTATCGCAAATGGTACGCCCTTTATAATAACACAGACCACGTAATGTAGCTATCTCACTGGATGACTTTGAATCAGTCCTCGACTTGGCCAACATATTCTTACGAACGTTATCAAATAATTGCATATAAAACTGGTTGGATCATTCTTTTAAATGCATTAAGAATAACTGACagcaatctctttttttttttttgttgtcaacAACTGACGGCAATCTCTAAGAAAGTGAAGGGCTATCAAACATCAATTCTAATACTAATATAGTATAccatatagttttaaaatttagcttttataaaagaaatatgCCCGTCCAATAGTTTACGTTTTTCCTTACATGGGGTGGACTTGGATCATCAGATAGAACGCAAATGACCATGAGAACGTGCAGAGATAACCGGTTTATTCTTGGATTCACCCTTAAGGTAAATCCTTGAGCTCACCGACCAATaagattatattattttatattcaattttttttttaaaaagaaaacaaaatagttaatttatgtttttaaaataaaaagataaaaaataaataaaaattagtattagttacaacaaaaaaaatttttataacGTCGTTAGCAAAacattaaatcctaaaccctaaaacctaatccctaaaccataaatcataaactctaaatctttgggtaaaccctaaaacccttggataaattctaaactctaaatcaaaaatactaaacattaaaacactcaagggtttaagatttaggatttagggtttaggatttaggctttagggtttagggtttagtgttttagtgtttaatgtttttgatttagagtttaggatttatccaatggtttagggtttagtgtttagttgacgacattaaaaatatttttttaaattttttttttggaactactattttttttattttttttattttaaaaatataatataacttgacaatattttgttttttttttttttaaacctatcaaatataaaataacgaaATCCTAGTAGTTGGTGAAATCCTAGGAGGTGAACCTAAGAATAACCAGAGATAAACGACCAAAAAACAGTACTTTATCAATAACATATCCATTTTTTACTCAAACATTTATGAAGCATGCTGTTTGTTATGTAAAAGCATCTATGAAGCATACATATTTAGGATTATCAAATGTAAACGTACTtctgaagttatgatccaatttATAGATTCGTATACGAGAAGGAAACACAGTGTGCGATAATCTATTTTGTAAGGAAACACAATATTAAAGCTAAATGGTAATTACACATTTCATTATAAAAAGCCAATTGTTGAAGATGACCAATATGCATACATACCAAACACTCTGGGTCAAGATTAAGatgcttaaaaaaaaagatcaagatACTCAGAACGCTATATATAAAAGTCTTCAGGCGAAGTATCCATCAAAAGGTAGATTTTGCTGACTTTTTGCAATTTAATTTCCCTTTTAGTGACCAAATTAAAGTCGATAGTAAGTGGCATTTGAATCGGTACTCACACAAAAAGTTCGAACAAAGAATTCACATGCTAAAgccagttttttaaaaaaaagaattcacaTGCAACTAAAAAGTTTATCAATCAGTACATCCGCTTAAGTGTAGACTTTCTCATTGACATTTTACAAGTATAATTATTCCAAGGTGTCGCACAATATTCAAAGGGACTTTCTGAAGTTCTAAATAAACTAAGACTTTAGTcgttagaaagaaaaaatattttttgcaaGCAAACTAAAAAGAGAATAtacgaccaaaaaaaaagggaatATGAAGTCAGCttggtttgaatatttcatGAAACAGAAAAGTGCCGTCCATAAACTTCATAATCAACAAGCCAAGCTTTGCATGATCAAATCTAAAGCGTTAATTGGAGTTATGGAATAGAGAAAACCACTTGTCGTAATCTCGATGCACTAGAAGCGTGGAATCAAATGTAGTGGAACCGACCCCGCGATCGCACACCGCGTTGAGATTGAAGGACCAGAAATAATCAGTGTCTTATACTAAATTATAAACAGCCACGCGTTCTTGATGGACCCACTTATATCTGTAATCGCCAAAGTTAGTGGTGTAATTGCTTCTAATCAATTAATTATTAGGATTGATTTTGatttgatcaaaaataatatctaGGATTGATTTTGAAAGTTTGtgtcaattttaatttcatatatattaactCTTAAATTTGAAATCTAAAACTAATTCGTCACTAATCAGCATAATTGCTTATAATCAAGATATGTGGCtcaaaaaaacaagtttttagCTTCGTGCAGGAGCGATTGAATGATCGCACAAACTCTTGGTCGACGAAATTGTTATCAAAAGGTGGCAAAGATATCCAAATCAAAGCGGTACCATCTTACACCATGTCTTACTACCTTTTACCAAAAGgaactacaaaaaaatctaaCGAGTGCAGTCACACGTTTCTGGTGGAGCACTAAGATCAATAATAAGGGACTTCATTGGGGTAGCTTGGGAAATCTGTGTATCTATGGACGAGGGGGGACTTGGTTTCCGTGATTTTCACGCGTTTAACCTTGCCTTACTAGCAAAACAGTTATGCAGATTACTTCAGTATCCTCACTCTCTCTTAGCTCGAGTTTTAAAAGGTAGATATTACATACATACAAACCTGATGAAAGTACAAAAGGCAAACAACCCGTCCTATAGATGGAGAAGTTTATTAGCCTCAAAAGATGTTCTTCACAAGGGTCTCTGGAAGAAGATAGGGAATGGACATACAACAAAAGTATGGGAGGAGCCATGGCTCTCCACACAACCAGCGAGAGCACCGCTTAGCATTGACAACTTCCGAGATGAAGATTTCCACGTTCATCATCTCAATGATGTTCATAACCAGTCTTGGAATCTAGAAATAGTAAACGCAGTCATCGCCGCAGAAGATATTCCCAGGATTACATCACTCCGGGTGAGCCGCACAGGTCGACATGACACCTACTCTTGGGACTTTACGAAGTCCAGAGTACACTCGGTGCGATCAGGCTACCAAATAGCCCACGAGCTCCACTCTGCGGCCAACCCGAACCATGTAACGGAACCTAGTACAACGGAACTTAAGAAATCAATATGGAAGCTCAAAATCCCGCGAAAAATTAAACACTTTCTATGGCAAGCTATAGCAGGGTACCTAGAGAAGGCGAAGCAACTCACAGAGAGACATTGTGCTAGAGAAAGAATATCCGCTCGCTGCGGTGACGAAAGTGAATCTATCAACCACACACTTTTTGAGTGCCCCCGGCCCTCCAATGTTGGGCTCTATCTGATATACCGTCTTCTCTGGGGCTGTTCTCGGATAACTCTCTATACTCAAACATAGACTTCTTGTTATTTCGTGCTAAAGAGACTGGAGTGAGGTCAGACGTACTGGCTGCATTCCCATGGATCGCctggtatatctggaaagcgTGTTACGAGAAGATTTTCAAAGACAAGGACATCATGCCGATGGACTCACTGCAACTCACGGTTAAAGAAGCTGAGAGTTGGACATAATACCGGAAGACACAGAGGGAGATAGGGACGAACAACGTGGATCACAACACAATAGTCATATGCAGGAGCTTTCCGCAACTAGATGGAGATGTCAAACTGATGCATCTTGGATAAACGAAAGAGACAGAGTCGGGATGGGCTTCGTACTGCTGGAGGACGGCATACCGACTCTATTTGGAGCACATGGACTTCACGCCGCCATATCCCCTCTCCACACCGTAGCCGAAGGGCTACTGTGGGCTATGCAGGAAGTGCTGAGGCAAGGAACGAAAGCGGTATGTTTTGAGTCCGATTGTGAACAACTGATTAAGCTGATAAGGGATAACGTAGACTGGCCTGCAATGGCATCTGAATTAGACGAGATTAAAGCTTTATCGGCTGAGTTTATCGACTTCTCTATTGTATACATTCCAAGATCTCTGAATATCCGTGCTGACTCTCTTGCCAAAAGGGGAAGATCACACATTTTCGGATCCTCGTTCGTCAACTGCTTTGCACCAAGTTGGCTAGCTACACACGCTGGCCAAGAGGTTGCTAACTAGTTCGTAAAAGTTTTATTTccgatgtaaaaaaaaaatcattaattatcacaTGCGAAAGATAAAATGGAGAGAGGAGATGAGTTTATTTTCTCTTGATTTGTGGTTTCTTTTCTGGACGTGTCACTTATTGAAATTGAGTTATCTTGAAAATTGAATTACCTAAGGTTCAAACTAGCCCTAGGACGGATCCGAATATCCAAGAAATTtaggatatccggatccgtggatttaatatccggatccggattcgtggtatccggatatccgggtttcggatatccgtctcgatattctattatccgcggatatccggatccggatctgtcaaaataattaaaaataatgtttttaacaaaaaatactattttttaatataatacataaattaaatatttataaatatatttatatatgtttataatattataaaaactaaaatataatattataagattaattcatgtataaatattaatatatcaaatataaatattaataaaatttaaaaatttaatgtattttaaaaatacggatccggatccggatattcgGACCTAAAACTTAagatatctggatccggattcggtttgcacggatccaagattatactatccggattcggatccgggtaCCCCAGATAccctattttcggagcggatctcggatcgaatccggatctcggataataagtcttAGGCCTAGTTCAAACTACCAGTGCATGTTgtcaacaaagaaaaagaaaataccaATATGTGTTGGTTATTTTCTAGTAATGGTCAACCAATATAGtatccctatatattaattgagaaacattataaCTTATTTtggtagccacgtgtcatcactaaaatgatttttaaaatctttagagaaataggttggtccatttaattatataataagtattttattaaactaaccataaatttattattaatattctttaatattttctcaaataaaagttacggaattgcttaatgtggctaaagtatatatgacaattaatgattttgaataataaaggtttgagaaaaattagtgtatcttctttcatatttttttaattttaaactattaaaataaattagatttttctgtatatgttatagttTGAATTCTTaaaaacgattataaattactaaaactattaaaagtttcacattcaaaattTGTGATCcgtggtttaaaatttttgttatgacaaaatacaaatgattacaaaatcatataagtaaaaaagtctaatttaattaattattaagattaaaagatatatatatatatatcattttaaattaaactatataccatataaaatacataaacattttaatttcaaaatttactttgaataatttttaataaagctAGCTTTAAACAAACATTGACaacttcatttttaaaaaattataaactactaatactattaatcccacaataaaaaatttgttatcagtaatttaaagtttttgctataaaagatacaaatcatcaaaaaatcaaatgagtagaaatcatcatttaatagacattaatattaaaaatatactatgtatgttaatatcatttaaatttaattatatattctatcaaataaaaaaattattgttttgattaataaaattaatatatatgttcacacgaatttgattatatatgtaatagttactgatttttaattatcccctatatattaatcctagAGCATTACAACATAGTTTCGTAGCCACGTATCATCacgagaatgattcttagaattgttagaaaaataagttggtccatataaacatatactatgattttattaaactaactatcaaataattagtagtgtacaaaagaatattttttttttccttaaataaaagctacggaattatctaatatggttaatacatatatgacaattaatgattatgaataatacatatttgataacaatttttctgacctctttttttttttaattttatactattaaaagaaattaaacaatcacattaagtatataataaaaaattagattttttcttatatgttatattttgaatttttaaaaacgactataaattactaaaaatggtaaaaatccacattgaaaattttgtgatcaatggtttaacttttttttttgttcaagcaagatacaaatgatgatCATATATCGTAGGGGCCGGTGTGCATCCGGATACACGTTCGGGTTCGTATCGGGTATTTcaatataaaagtataaaactcGTTCGGATATTTCTACACTTtgagtcgggttcgggtattttatgttcgggtttggatattttgggccgggtttggatatttaaattttgaagaaaaataaataaatgattcattgcttaagtttttttatatttaaattatattttaactggtattctaatttaaaaaaaaaataaactattaataggtttggagataaaactttaaaaataaaaagacactaatttagttgttgttttgaaattttagatgcaatttttgttaatgcaagaaccaagagcttgatatatattttaagtgagtagcaaataatTTTGtctataattatatgtatattatctaatttttagcaataagcatcattaatataaatattttgaataaagtgagagaagtaaactagaaatatatggttaagtatacttatgtttggttatcttcggatatccattcgagTTCGACTATTACCCGTTTGGATTCAAATATTACCCGAactggtgaaataagtaatttgttttgttgttctaggaTTAGATGATATTTAGACCGAGCTGGTGAATATAGActagacaaacatttatatttcaagCCTGCACttatatattctataacagcttgatatattagatttgaacactaatctgttaatatgattttttaaaaaatttgattcttagatatgtatctcgagtgaaactaatttttacagatgtccatttttttttaaattgacactaaTTTAATTCATCGAATtcatagaagaagttaaaaaaaagaaacttaactcatatcaataaaacaaagacgataataaaaacacaattttatagaggtagaaaatgaactcacttatggagagtcaataataaacaaattgagagcagaaaacctaatcctctttcgtcattatacaatcgatgttgcctatttggttttggtgatttgtgtcagccgcaaaacttaattttcttttgtgcatatgaagtcttaaaaataattaaaatgaaatgtaatatgttaactcttcaacaacgatgatatatttaagagaccaacatgtATATTCGTCAATTTATAATAGATAAAGATTATAGTgttacaaaatgttaaaactatttaataaacaaacattattataaaaactcactCCACGCATGCGCGCGGATAATCATCTAGTCTACGTTATACCTAATGAACGGAAGCATTAAAGGTTTTCGATCACAGAATCGTTAGGTTTTACCATTTCTATTTACGCTCCGATCTTTTTTACCATTTtcgcttttttttgtttttttttgaaacacgcAGGACCGGTTCATTGGGAgggacaagcggtgcgaccGCTCTGGGTCCAAGCCCGTATCCCCCCGTATAATAACAATTAAGAGGccaaatttttataaatctataattttttatataagaaaattataaacataataaattaaactgaaaagggtccaaaattatttgatatgtatatagttttatttttattacattactgattaaattttaaaaatattttaaatatgatatgtatataaattttagagggtaaaattttttttttttgttctaggGCCTTTAATAGTGCTGAGCCTGTCCTGGAAACACGTACCATTGAAATGTTTATATCATTTCTTACATGTCGCTAATCTTTTCACAGAATAGTACAAAAAGTTTTGCGGTGTCAGTTTCTTCTTAACGAGAAACGAGTTTCAATAGGGTATATAAAAAGACCTGACTaactcaaaaagaaaagacttttGGAGCCTCTGGTTTGCGTGACGTGATCTCATTCGTACAATGGTTGGTTAAGTTGTTTATGATTTTTGTCGATGTGGTTCAAACATGTGAACATCTAATAttgcatattattattttagggGGTGTTGATGGTTTAATAGGGTAGTAATATAAAAACATGATCGAAGTTCGGTCAGTATATTATATTCGATCACGCAATGATCAGTATTCGGATAGATAATCTTATAAACGAAATTAATCTAAATTATGCAAATGGAACTTCCAAATCAACCACGATCATACAATTAGTTCAAGACCTTTTCTATGGAAGTTGGAAAACGAATTGGTCTTTTCTTTCACCATGCATTGATCTAAGATGATGTTTTGTTAGAGCATTTTCATTGCATGGGTTCCTAATATAGAATATCtaactaaatataaagaaaaaaagaattaattGAATGAATATTTCAAAATGTTGAGATACATATTTAGAAGTATTTTAagtaagtttaaaaaaaaatatttttaggtatctcattttaaatatttctggATGGATATCACAACATTTGAGATACTCGTTCAATCAATTGttactttttagtttattttaggtcagatattttaaattaagaGGATATCACAACATCAATTGttactttttagtttattttaggtcagatattttaaattaagaaCACATGCAATGAAAATGCTCTAA contains these protein-coding regions:
- the LOC125580009 gene encoding uncharacterized protein LOC125580009 encodes the protein MQELSATRWRCQTDASWINERDRVGMGFVLLEDGIPTLFGAHGLHAAISPLHTVAEGLLWAMQEVLRQGTKAVCFESDCEQLIKLIRDNVDWPAMASELDEIKALSAEFIDFSIVYIPRSLNIRADSLAKRGRSHIFGSSFVNCFAPSWLATHAGQEVAN